A window of Maioricimonas rarisocia genomic DNA:
CTGCTCCTCGGTGATCGTGCCGCCCACCTTCTGGCCGTACGACTGGAACGCCGACACGATGTCCAGCTTGTCGCCTGCGACGCCTTCAACCCCCGCCAGTCGATTCGAGCAGCCCGCCCGGATCGTGCCGCCGTACACCATAATCGCCGGGCGGTTCAGGCGGCCCATGGCCATCACGCAACCGGGCATGTTCTTGTCGCAGCCGGGCAGCGCGATGAGGGCGTCGTACCACTGTGCGCCCATGATCGTCTCGATCGAGTCGGCGATCAGGTCGCGCGACTGCAGCGAGAAGCTCATCCCGTCGGTTCCCATCGAGATCCCGTCCGAGACGCCGATGGTGTTGAATCGCATGCCGACCGCACCAGCCGCGTCGACTCCTTCCTTCACCTTCGCGGCCAGATCCAGCAGGTGCATGTTGCACGGGTTGCCCTCGTACCAGCAGGAGCCGATGCCGACCTGCGGCTTCTGCATGTCTTCTTCGGTCATGCCGGTGGCGTACAGCATGGCCTGCGAGGCGCCCTGGGAAGCCGGCTGCGTAATGCGGGAGGAGTACTTGTTCAGCATGTCAGTGGATCTTCGTGGTGAGCCGAGAAACAGAGAGACTGCCGGTGCGCAGACAGATCTGCCGACACCGACATCAGAAGGGCGGTTCGCGGCGCTCCCTCAGCGGGGGGAACGCCGCAGCGCCCGATTCAGCCATATCGTAAGATAGCGGTTTCCGGCAGACGAATCATGCCTGCCGACCAGGCAACGTAACCTCTTGCCAGATCCGGGGAAACAAGTTCCGCCGGCATCGCTGGTGCGGTCCCGCAAATCGGGATCAGAGCTTGGGCCGCTCAAATCCAGGAGTTGGGGCCGGGGTCCGCTGCGATCCGGTAGGCTCGGCAAACGCAGGGAACTGACCGTCCTGCGCCGGCTGTAGCAAGGGTTGTGCTGCTTCTTTTTCCGGGCGACTCAGCCGCAACCGCTCGACGTCCAACTTCAGTGTCCCGGCCGAAAAGGAGATCGACGCATCGGCACTGGTCAATTCCGCATCTTCGCAGGTCAGCACGCCATCCTTGTAGCTGGCATTGCGTCCTGTCAGCGTTGCTCCGGTGATCAGCCGCAGCCGCAACCGGCCTTCGATCTGGAACTCGTACCCCGGTTCCTCATCATTGCCGGCCGTTCCCTGGATCGCCACGTCATCGCATTCAATCGTGACCGGCAGCGGGGCGTCGACGGGAACGTGCCTGGTCAGATAACGGATGACAACGCGGTAAGGGACGATCGCACTCTTGCCGTCCCGCGTTACCTCCTGATGACGAACTTCGTACACAGGCACGGAGATGAGCCTCTGCTTTTTCTCGTCGTCGCGTTTCGGCTGATCGAACGTCCCCGCGTTTGATGCGGACGGGGGGAACGCTGGCGTCGGTTCGGCTGGTGACGGAACAGGAGCGAAAGGCTGCGGCGAATCTTCGTAGACCGGTACCGGTGCACGGGCGGACGTTTCTGCCGCCGCGGGAAGCTCGTTGATCAGCAGGACGAACTTCGGCATCCATTCGGCAGTGTCGGTCGCCTTCTCTGCGATGGTTTGAGAGTCCGCAGCGGGATCATCCGCAATCCCGTTCTGACCGACCAGCAGCACCAGACCGACAGCAAGGCAGTAACGCAGCGTCGTCATTGCAGACTCCTGTAGAAGTGACCCGTGCGGGGAGCTCCTCCTCCCCTCCACACGGATTCTGAGGGAATAGCACGCCCGGCTCAAGCGCATTCTCAACAGTGGTGCGCATGGAGACCGTTTTCAGCGGGCAATCTCCGTTGGGGCGTGGTTTCCTCTGGGAAAACGGGAACTATCGATGCCCCCCGTGCGTAAGGAATTCAGGCAGATCAAATCTTCACCTCCCACGGAGCGGTTGCGATGCGACGCCTTTCCCCCACTCTCCCCGGATTACTTGTGCTCCTCCTCGCGGGGTCCGTTTCCGCCCAGGGGGTTCTCGTCTCGCCGTCCCGACCGGTTCCGCTGCCGCGTCCGGTTCCGAATCCACAGCCGACCACATCGACCTACAAGATCAGTGAGCTCAAGGTCGATGCCCGCCTGCAGGACCAGGTCGCCCGCGTGCAGGTCTCACAGAGCTTCGTGAACACCGGCAGTTCGCAGATGGAGGTGCAGTTTCTCTTTCCGCTCCCGTACGACGGGGCGATCGACCGGCTGACACTGATGGTCGACGGCAAGGAGTTCCCCGCCGAGCTGCTTCCGGCCGACAAGGCCCGTCAGAAGTACGAGGAGATTGTCCGCCGCAGCAAAGACCCTGCCCTGCTCGAATGGATGGGCCACGGGCTGTTTCAGACGAACGTCTTCCCTGTCCCGGCCGGAGCCACACGGACCGTCACGCTTCACTACAACCAGTTGCTGAGAAAGTCGCAGGGGCTGACAGACTTCCTCTTCCCGCTACGGACCGCCGGCTACACGTCCGCACCGGTCGAGAAGCTCCAGTTCCGACTCAACATCGAGTCGAGCCTGCCGATCAAGAACGTCTACAGCCCGACGCATGCGATCAGCATCGAACGGCCCGGACGCAAGCAGGCCCAGATCGAGATGACGCAGACTAACCAGACGCCGACGACGGATTTCCGGCTGATGTTCGACGTCAATCCGAAGAAGCTTGGCACCAGCGTCCTCAGTTACCGCCCCGACAAAGACGAAGACGGTTACTTCGTCCTGCTGACGACGCCTCAGGTCCGGGACAAGTCGCACGAGCCAATGCCCCGAACAATTCAGTTTGTCATCGACACGTCCGGCAGCATGACCGGTCCGAAGATCGAGCAGGCGAAGCAGGCAGCGAGGTTCGTGCTGAACAACCTCCGCGAGGGGGACCTGTTCAACATCATCGCGTACAACAGCGACATCCAGAAGTTCCGGCCTGAACTGGAACGATTCAACGACAAGACTCGAACCGAGGCGATTGGATTCGTTAACGGACTGTATGCCGGCGGGGGAACGAACATCCATGACGCTCTCACGACCGCTCTGAGTCAGTTGCAGGAGACCGATCGGCCGAACTACGTCCTCTTTCTCACCGACGGTCTGCCCACAGTGGGCGAGACGAACGAAGCGAAGATCGCCGCGGCAGTGAAGCAGGCCAACTCGGTGCGGGCCCGCATGCTGCAGTTCGGGGTCGGATACGATGTCAACAGCCGGCTGCTCGACCGTCTGGCGCGCGACAACTTCGGCGGCAGCGAGTATGTCCGGCCCGACGAAGACATCGAAGCACACGTCTCCCGCGTCTACTCCCGCATTGCCGATCCGGTGCTGACGGACGTGCAGGTCTCGTTCGAATACGACGAGCCGCGACACGAGGGGACGCCTCCCGTCAACCGCATCTACCCCTCTGGTACGTTTGATCTTTTCGCAGGCGAGCAGCTCGTGCTCGTCGGTCGCTATCGCACATCCGGCCAGGCGAAGGTTGTCATCAGCGGCACGGTCGGCGACGAGAATGAGTCGTTCGACTTCCCCGCGAAACTTGTCGAGAGCAGCGACGATGAGTCCAACGCGTTCGTTGCCAAGCTGTGGGCGATGCGGCGGATCGGCGAGATCATCGACCAGCTCGACCTGTTCGGCAAGAACGAGGAACTGGTCAAGGAACTGGTGGCACTCTCGACGAAGCACGGCATTCTGACGCCCTATACGTCGTTCCTCGCGGACGAGAACGTCCGACCGACTGAGCTGGCCGAGTCGGAAGCGTTTCGCAGCAACGCTGCGGCAGCCGGCGTGGAATTGCGGCGACTGAGTGAAGTCGAGGGACGGGGCGGCGTCGCCCAGCGTTCCGTGAAGCAGCGACTGCTTGGTCGTCCAGCGAACTCGTCGGCACCATCGGCCGATGCCCCCGCTCCCGGGGGCGGATCACAGTTCGGTGCGATCGTTCGGGATACCGATACCGATGAACTGGTCGTCATGGAGACCGTTCGCGAAGTGGCCGGTCAAGCTCTTTACAAACGGGGCAAGATCCTGCTGACGCCGGCCACCGCTGACGTGAACGTTGAAGAGGAGCAGGAGAATGTCGTCGTCGTGGAGAAGTATACGGATGCATACTTCCAGCTCGCTCGCGAGAACACGGCAGCACAGAACCAGATCCTCAGCTCGCTGAAGTCCGACGAGGAGCTCCTCGTGAAATGGCGTGGTCAGACATACTGGGTGAAATAGCCTGCGTCTGAAGACTTTTCGAGTTTTCACCAGCCCCGGAATCGTGCGGATTCCGGGGCTTCTCCGTGCGCCTGCTCAAATCCGACTCGTTTCCGGGAGAGCATTTGTCAATTTCGAGACAGGAACATCCTGATGCGACGTTTACTGCCGTAGACCGCGACAGCTCCACAGCAGTCGTTGTGAAAGCCGGACGGTCAGCGGGGCCAAGAGATCCATGATCGAGTTTCTGAGCGGAAACCGGATTGATTATGCGTGCTTCGCCCTGGTAACCCTGGGGCTCTGGGGGGGCATGTTGCTGGACCTGCGGCGTCAGGGCGTTGATCCCTCGCTCGTACGTTGCGGGTGGGGGCTGACACTGATAATGCTCCTGACCGGCGGGTTGGTCGTTCTCGCGCAGGAAACAGCAGGGCACGCTTCGGCGGACTCTTTCGAACCGGTCGCCCTCCGCTGGGCCGCGTTTTCGATGCTGACGGTGCTCACCGGCGGAGGAATGTGGCTCATCGGCAGGATCGGGCAACTGCGACTGAACAACCGGCTTGCAGAACAGCAGGCCGAGCGCTCGGCCGATGCCCGGTCGCGGTTTCTGCACCGCGTCAGCCATGAGGTCCGGACACCACTGAACGGCGTCTTTGGCATGGCGCACCTGTTGCAGGAAACCTCGCTCACGTCCCGGCAGAACGAATACGTCGAAATGATCGAGAGCTCGGCCCGGTGGCTCGAAACAATCATCAACGATGTCCTGGACTATTCGCATATCACGTTGGACGCAATGCACGTCGTCGAGTCGGACTTCGTGCTGCAGGAAGTACTGGGAGACATTCTCGAACGGTTCTCGGACGTCGCCGAGCAGAAAGGGATTCACCTTAACTGCAGCACCACAGGTGGCGTTCCCGAACGTCTTCACGGCAATGGCGAATGTCTGAAACAGGTCCTGATACAGCTCGTCGACAACGCGGTCCGGTTTACGGAACACGGGCACGTTCGCGTCAATGTCAGCCTCGACGCAACTGCCAGCGACGGCGGGCACTGCCTGCACTTTTCAATCGAGGACACCGGCGAGGGAATCCCACAGGATCGCATTGAATCCATCTTTGACGAGTTTACGCAGCAACCGCCGGCCGAGTCACAGTTCGGCGGATCGGGGTTAGGGCTCGCGATCTGTCGGAAACTCGTGAACCGTCTCGGCGGACGGATCTGGGCCGTCAGCTTTCCCGGCCAGGGAACGACGTTCCACGTCACCCTGACCATGCTGCAGGCACAGAACCACCCCACAGTTTCCGATGCCGAAGCGAGTTCACTTCGTGGCCGCAGCGTGCTGCTGCTCGACGCCGATCCGGTTTCGCGGGCGATTCTCCAGTCCGTTCTGCGGAGCTGGGGGATGCGTCCGCGCTCGGCCCTGCACGGTGCCGAGATTGAGCGGCTGATGTCGAGCGCGGCCGATGCCGGTCACCCCTTTGACTTCGTGGTGATCGATGAAGCCGCCCTCGAGCGATCGGAACTGAACCGTATTCTTGCCCACATCCGAAACGGCGCGTTGGGGCGACCGAGGAGCCTGCTGCTTGTCACTGGACAGGCAGCGGCTCCGGTCGGTGCAGCGGACGCATGTGTGGCCAAAGAACAGTTGCCCGGATCGCTGTTGAGCGCCTTTCAGGTCGAACCCGCCGCCGAACACGAGCAATTTGACGAGACCGCTGCAACTCTGACCTCCGACTCCCGCAAGCAGACCGTGCCGCTGCGGGTCCTGCTGGCCGAGGACAACAGCGTCAACCAGGTCTATGCCCGCTCATTGCTCGAGAAACGCGGACACACCGTGACCGTCGTTGCTGACGGTCAGCGGGCCGTCGCCGAGGCACTCTCCGGCCGGCACGATCTGGTCCTCATGGACATTCAGATGCCCCGACTGGACGGGCTGACCGCAACGCGTCAGATCCGGGAGCGTGAACAGGCACACCCCACGTCCCGGAAGATCCCCATTATCGCATTGACGGCCTACGCGATGCCGGGGGATCGTCACCGATGTCTCGAAGCAGGGATGGACGGCTACGTCGCCAAGCCGATTCGCCCCCAGAAACTGTACGCCGTCATCGACCTCCTGACCGCTCAGGCCGAAACACCTTCCTCCGAACCCAGTGACCCGCCGCACAACGAAGCACCGGCGGCGTCGTCGTGTCCCGACACTCCTGGCCCCGTCGATTGGGATGCGGCACGCCGCCGGACCGCACACGATCTCGCGCTGCTCAACAGCGTGTGCGAGATCTTTCTGCCGGACAGCGAGACCTTGCTGCGCGACATTCGCTCCGCAGCATCACGGGGCGACTTCCCCATGGTCCGCCGGACGGCCCACACGCTGAAGGGGACCCTCGGCTACTTCGGCGTCCCCGACGCAGTCGCTGCTGCCGAAACCATCGAGCAGATGGGAGCGCACGAGTCGCTGGACGACTTCCCGGTCGAGTACGAGCGGCTGCGCGAACTCGTCGATCAGGTTCGCAGTGATGTCGAACAGCGGCTGCGGACGACGAATTCCTCACCGTCCGCCGAGTAAACGCCGACGGGGGGGAGACAGCAGCCGGGTGCCACTCAATCTGCCCCGCCCACGCTCTCCGGACGATCAGCTGCTCGCACTCCGATAGTTTCGCAGCGACCACTGAAAGATGCGTCGCGAGGCCACCAGCGTCAGCAGTGTCAGCGCCGGGGCGAGAAAGACGACCTGCCACGACGGCTCGAGGACCTTCGCCAGAATCACCCGCGACGGGACTGTCACCACCAGCAGCACGGGAATGATGAACGAGAAACCGAACCACAGCACTTCGCCCACTGCGGATTGTCGGTAGATCCCCTGCGGATAGCGGGCAAACGACGTGATGTAGAACCAGAAATCGTACAGCCCCTGGTTGCGGCCGAACCAGATACTGGTGCTGGCCAGCGCGATCATCAACGCGTAGAAGAACATTACGCCAACCACAATCAGCAGGCTGTACGTGATGACCCGGGCCGGCGTGATCTCGGCACCGGTCGAAACCAGCGAATAGGTCAGCAGTGCCAGCGCAAAGAGCACCTGGTTGAACATCGCCAGATTGATGCGCTCGGCTGAGACCAGAAACTGCGTGTCGATCGGCTTGAGCAGCGCGAAGTCGAGGTTCCCGGTCCGGATCAGCTCGCTGAAGTTCGCACAGTTCGGCATGAACAGCGCTTCGACGAAGCCGTTGATCAGCATCCCGGTCGCCATGAAGCCGAAATACTCTTCCCGCGTCCAGTCCTGGATCGTCGGCACATGCCGGTAGATGATGTCGAACAGTACCAGCTGAGCGACAAACCAGAACATCCGCGTGATCAGTTCGATCACGAAGTTGCCCCGGTACGACAGTTCCCGCAACACGGAATTGCGAAAGAACGTCAGCCAGACCCGGGGATAGTTCGGTCGAAACGTCATCGGCTCTTCCCGTCTCAACCGAGCTGTCCGAACAGGTCGCGAAGCGATTCCGCGGGGAACAGGCTCCACGAGTACTCGCGGCTGCAGAGGATGCCGTTTGCGGCGAGCTGAGACTCGGTTTCGGCGATCTGCCGTTCAAGCTGTTCGCGCTCACCGCCGGCCCGGGAGGCCAGTTCACTGCTGATCTGCTTGAGCCGGCGATGCCGGGCCCGGTTCAGCGGCCGCCGGGCAAGTCGCTCCCGTTTCGAGAGTCCTTCGGGACGTGACGCTTCCTGCTCCTGCAGCAGCGTCTGTTTCTCGCGAACCAGTTCCTGGACGTCCTCTCCGGTCACGCCGTGGCGTTCGGCGTTGTACTGCAGGTCGCGAAGGTCCGTACGCAGACGCCGCAAGTCGTCGATCGTGGCAGGATGGCCGCCCCCCAGCGGCAGGTAAAGCGTTGCCGAAAGCGTCATGAAACGGGGCGGGCAGATCTCGAAGAACGTTTCGACGATCCTGTCGGTCATCTCGTCGTACTTTGCACCGCCGATGCCGTGAACGAACATGTCTCCCAGGCTCAGCCGGGCAAACAGCGTCGTCGTCAGAGCCCGCGTTCGGAACCGCCAGCCCTGCAGTTCCAGCTCACGGAGAGCTTCGACGGCACAGCAGGCATCCATTTCCGGAGAGAGTGGTAGCTCCGTCACGACATTCGTATCGGCAGCGAGCTGGATCCGGTTTCCGATCTGACGGGCAAACACGCGCTGTCGCTGCAGATCCCCTTTCCGCCACAGCCAGAACGGGGCTTCGAGCCAGCCGTCACGCGAGACCAGTTCCGGAACCGGATGGGTGCGGCTGTGGATCCGGTTCTGACGGCGATATTCATCCAGAGCCGAATTGTGACACTCCTGGAATCGCGGCAGGTGGGCCAGCAGGTGGCTCGTAAACCAGAGGAACGAATCCAGCCGGCACATGCGGCTCAGGGGCATTTCGAGGTTTGTCAGCCCCCAGCGTCGTTCCTGGCGGTGGCGGGCGGCAGCCAGGCAGTCGGTCAGCCGGCGTGTCCGCCCCATCCGTTCAATGGCATCCGGCCAGACGTCCTTGATGATGGGTGCGATGCCCCAGGGCTCCATCGCCTCCGCGACGCGTTCCGCAAACGAGGTGAACGTCTGCCGGGAGACGATATCGCAATCTTCGAAGGGAATCGCCGGTCGCGGCTCGTCGAAAACGACGGAATCAAATCGGGGCTCATTGCGTGTGCCGGCCGGCACACGGACCGCCATCGAGGGGGCCGTGTCGTTGTCGACAATCAGGTTGAGCCCGACGCCGCCCGTCCGCTCGGCCAGGGCCCCTGTGGCAAAGTTCTTGACCCACACACCGGGATGAAACAGAGCCGGCTGGTGGCCGGTCACGATCAGCGACGACGGAGCTTCCGGGACCGAAACCCGTTCGCCGAGCAGATCTGAGGTGAACGCCGCGGCAGCCTGCAGGGCTTCGAACCGGGCTCGCCGCCTCAGCTCGCCAAGCGACCGACCCTGCACGTTGTAGTTGCACGTGTCGAGAGAGGACTGGTTTGCGTCGGTCGCTGACGCGGCTTCAGCAAGGTCCGGCACGGCCAGCAGCGAGCCGTTGGAG
This region includes:
- a CDS encoding ABC transporter permease; this encodes MTFRPNYPRVWLTFFRNSVLRELSYRGNFVIELITRMFWFVAQLVLFDIIYRHVPTIQDWTREEYFGFMATGMLINGFVEALFMPNCANFSELIRTGNLDFALLKPIDTQFLVSAERINLAMFNQVLFALALLTYSLVSTGAEITPARVITYSLLIVVGVMFFYALMIALASTSIWFGRNQGLYDFWFYITSFARYPQGIYRQSAVGEVLWFGFSFIIPVLLVVTVPSRVILAKVLEPSWQVVFLAPALTLLTLVASRRIFQWSLRNYRSASS
- a CDS encoding response regulator, producing the protein MIEFLSGNRIDYACFALVTLGLWGGMLLDLRRQGVDPSLVRCGWGLTLIMLLTGGLVVLAQETAGHASADSFEPVALRWAAFSMLTVLTGGGMWLIGRIGQLRLNNRLAEQQAERSADARSRFLHRVSHEVRTPLNGVFGMAHLLQETSLTSRQNEYVEMIESSARWLETIINDVLDYSHITLDAMHVVESDFVLQEVLGDILERFSDVAEQKGIHLNCSTTGGVPERLHGNGECLKQVLIQLVDNAVRFTEHGHVRVNVSLDATASDGGHCLHFSIEDTGEGIPQDRIESIFDEFTQQPPAESQFGGSGLGLAICRKLVNRLGGRIWAVSFPGQGTTFHVTLTMLQAQNHPTVSDAEASSLRGRSVLLLDADPVSRAILQSVLRSWGMRPRSALHGAEIERLMSSAADAGHPFDFVVIDEAALERSELNRILAHIRNGALGRPRSLLLVTGQAAAPVGAADACVAKEQLPGSLLSAFQVEPAAEHEQFDETAATLTSDSRKQTVPLRVLLAEDNSVNQVYARSLLEKRGHTVTVVADGQRAVAEALSGRHDLVLMDIQMPRLDGLTATRQIREREQAHPTSRKIPIIALTAYAMPGDRHRCLEAGMDGYVAKPIRPQKLYAVIDLLTAQAETPSSEPSDPPHNEAPAASSCPDTPGPVDWDAARRRTAHDLALLNSVCEIFLPDSETLLRDIRSAASRGDFPMVRRTAHTLKGTLGYFGVPDAVAAAETIEQMGAHESLDDFPVEYERLRELVDQVRSDVEQRLRTTNSSPSAE
- a CDS encoding VIT domain-containing protein; translation: MRRLSPTLPGLLVLLLAGSVSAQGVLVSPSRPVPLPRPVPNPQPTTSTYKISELKVDARLQDQVARVQVSQSFVNTGSSQMEVQFLFPLPYDGAIDRLTLMVDGKEFPAELLPADKARQKYEEIVRRSKDPALLEWMGHGLFQTNVFPVPAGATRTVTLHYNQLLRKSQGLTDFLFPLRTAGYTSAPVEKLQFRLNIESSLPIKNVYSPTHAISIERPGRKQAQIEMTQTNQTPTTDFRLMFDVNPKKLGTSVLSYRPDKDEDGYFVLLTTPQVRDKSHEPMPRTIQFVIDTSGSMTGPKIEQAKQAARFVLNNLREGDLFNIIAYNSDIQKFRPELERFNDKTRTEAIGFVNGLYAGGGTNIHDALTTALSQLQETDRPNYVLFLTDGLPTVGETNEAKIAAAVKQANSVRARMLQFGVGYDVNSRLLDRLARDNFGGSEYVRPDEDIEAHVSRVYSRIADPVLTDVQVSFEYDEPRHEGTPPVNRIYPSGTFDLFAGEQLVLVGRYRTSGQAKVVISGTVGDENESFDFPAKLVESSDDESNAFVAKLWAMRRIGEIIDQLDLFGKNEELVKELVALSTKHGILTPYTSFLADENVRPTELAESEAFRSNAAAAGVELRRLSEVEGRGGVAQRSVKQRLLGRPANSSAPSADAPAPGGGSQFGAIVRDTDTDELVVMETVREVAGQALYKRGKILLTPATADVNVEEEQENVVVVEKYTDAYFQLARENTAAQNQILSSLKSDEELLVKWRGQTYWVK